A region of the Callithrix jacchus isolate 240 chromosome 10, calJac240_pri, whole genome shotgun sequence genome:
gttgcaatgagctgagatcatgctactgctctccagcctgggcgtcaaagcaagactctgtctcaaaaaaaaaaaaaaaaaaagacattgtagATGAAATGATATTTCAAATGAACTTTAGACAGTGGGTAGAATTTCAAGAGTTAGAGATGGAGGAAAGGATCTCTGGCAAAGAAAATTGTATAAGAAAAGCTTAAGAGGGTATTTAAAAAACAGCATATTTGAGATGCAGTAGGCAATTCATTCCAGCTAAACCTTATACTTCTTATGGAGGGTAGGAAATGAAATGCAGTACTAGTGCGTTTCATTCCCTAATGCAATGCAGTGATTTCTAGAATGTTATAAATGTCATTGTCAGAAATAAGTCAAAAGGCAAAGATGAGCTAtaccggtgtgtgtgtgtgtgtgtgtgtgtgcaggtgtgcatgagtgtgtgtgacgGGGTGTATGCAGAGATGGAGGaaagtttccattttaaacatttcaaatgtaGGGTACTGATGAGATATTCTCATTCCCAAATATAGGCTTGAATCTGGACTCCTAAATGTTGTTGATGTCATTGCCACCTAaatctttaaatatgttttcaatattCCAGCTTCACTTGCCCTTCAGAAAGTTTAACTTTATAAATTATCAGCCTGTCAGCTTCCTGGTCAACCTCTTCAGTGGATCAGGTAACTAACTCTGCAGACAGAATGGCCTTCTCTGAACCAATCTTTTCCTGTACTAATACTGGTATCCTCATTGGCCACAGAAGATGGAGCTACATGTAAATTAGGAGAAAGTGACAAGAAAGAGGATCCAGGAGAAAGATTAGAAAGAGGAAgtgccagctgggtgtggtggctcacgcctttcatccccgcactttgggaaaCAAGGCAGGTGAACTGCTGGAGGTCaggagcctgaccaacatggcaaaaccctgtctctattaaaaatacaaaaattagctgggcatagtgacatgtgcctgtaatcctagcttcttgggaggctgaaacatgagaaatgcttgaatacgggaggcagaggttgcagtgagccaagatcacaccactacactccagccttggtaacagggcaagaccgtctcaaaaaagaaaagagagaggtgCCAAAGATGGTTGAGGCACAACAATGGTCAGAATGAGAAGAGgtattacgtgtgtgtgtgtatgtgtgtgcgtgtgtgtgtgtgtgcgtgtgtgtatgtgtgtatacatgtgtgcgcacgtgtgtatgtgtgtgtgcgtgtgtgtatatgtgtgtacgcgcgcgtgtgtgtgtgtgcatgcgtgtgtatgtgtgtgtgcgcgcgtgtatatgtgtgtacgcgcgcgcgtgtgtgtgtgtgcatgcgtgtgtatgtgtgtgtgcgcgtgtgtatgtgttttcAAGAGAGCTTGAGGCTTTTACATATACATCTGAGGAGCTGCCTGGAAGAGCTGacatagaataaaaatgaatgaccAGTAGGACATCTACAGTAGTGTGTGGGAATAATTTACGGTAGTGACAGAGGTTCGGGACACTCTGTAGCTATGACGCAGATGGGTCAGTACGTATTGCCGCCATACCTCCAGACCTGGTTTCCTGAGAAGAGGAGGGTCTTGCCTGTATCCTCAAAGTGAACAGCTGCACTTATCTTCTTCACTTCTTTTGGAAAACCCAGTTCAGATATCTTTTTGGGATAACCTTCCAGAATGTCATAACCATTAAGAGCCCAAAATTTTCTACCTAGGATAAGTAAAATAACAGTTTATTATCCAAGGGAATCTATTAGGATTTTTATATGTAGACATGTACTTAAAGACAGGCCCtcttatatatttagaaatattaataaaatatttcatctttgCAGTCATCCTGTTTATGAAGCATAAAAGTATAAGCATtcctcaaataaaatataaagtttaggATCTTAATTTCCTAATTATGAGTCTAGCTAACCAAATATCACAATTAACTTGGGAATTCGTTAGCTCTGAATTTATTATCTCTGAATTAAATTGAAAGCTAggtgaaaaaatacattaaagttTCTACATGCATAAACAACAGAGTAAGAAAGGTAAATTAGATTGAAAACTCAAATTTTATACCagtttcagagttattttcttctctaaaaagtagctttattattaataacataAATAGTTGAACAAGAGAAACAATGTCAGCAGAATGTTATGTAGTCATTTTAAATTGTGACTGGACAGCTGAAGGAGCAGTTTGGAAATTGGTCATAATCTTGTGTCACGAAAAGccatagaatataaaaatatatctgtaccatgaaaataaatatgtaaaaatatgtattacataatgaaaatgagcaaatgaaataAACTGACTTTTCAGAAGGAAGAATTATGgataatattttttcctctttttcagaaTCCCTACTGTTATAACATTTTCTCaataagcagttttttttttttttttttgagacggagttttgctcttgttacccgggctggagtgcaatggtgcgatctcggctcaccgcaacctccgcctcctgggttcaggcaattctcctgcctcagcctcctgagtagctgggattacaggcacacgccaccatgcccagctaattttttgtaatttttattagagacggggtttcaccatgttgaccgggatggtctcgatctcttgacctcatgatccacccgcctcggcctcccaaagtgctgggattacaggcttgagccaccgcgcccggcctcaataaGCAGTTTTTAAGAGGAACTAAGAGAAGAAACTGATATGATTGATATGAAAGAGTGGATATAAGTATAATAATGTAGACCCTTCATATGTTAGATTTGGAGACACACGGGAGATGGTTTCAGGTGCTttctggcttcctttttttttttaacttggtctTTAATTTAGGGTATTTTCAATAGTGATCATTTTACTGGATGTGTAGTGGCATCAAGGTCAGCACTGCCTCCCCTGGTCATGTGAGGCCTCCTCCTTGGAAGCCTTACCTCTGAAGATGAAGATGAGGTCATGAGAAGGGTGCTCATACGCAGCATCGACACGATTGGGGAGTTCTGGCCAAAACGATTTCGTTAAAAACAGCTCCGCATCAACCTGCTGAGGATGCAGGCGCCAGAAGAATCTAACGCGAAAGCAAAAATGGAGTTTTCCGTCACATTTTTAAAGTGCAGTATTTCTATCCTGCTAGCCACCTCTCTCTGCATCAACACAGATAAGTTAGTGACAACCAACCCCTCCCACCTGTgaagagaaaataattccatttccCTTTAAGTGCCAGTGACAGGTGGTACTATCCTAACTAGCACAAGGTATCCAAGTCTGAAATCTCACAGAGCCTTTGTGAGGGCTCTAAGTTCTTTGTGGGTTGAGTCCCTGTCTTGCTCAATTTCGGATACCTTGCCAGAGGCAAGcaaatgtgccaggcattgtgttgGGCTCCCGAAAGAAGAGATGAGTGACATGAGCTATGTCTTCCATGGTCTCCTGGCCTGGGAAAACTGACACATGagaaccaccccccaccccacaagtACACTGTAATTAGAATTATAACAGAGTGGGTAAAAATGCTATTGGATCACAGATGAGggatcaatgaataaatgaatacacaaaTAAGCATACTAGAACAATGCAGAAATTAAACATTTATGTTGCATTTCTAGGTTCATTCAATTCCGTCCCTCAAATTCCAGCGTATGTTTCCAGAATCAGAGTCTTTCCATACCAAAATGAATCCGCATGGACATAATGAATAACCATTTATTAATACAGCAATTACTTTCAATGCTTGTCTGTTCTTAAGAAATTGGATTTCTAGATTGACTTGGTTATATTTATTAGAAGCTGCACAATGTCAAAGTTATACATTGAAAAGTAAAAcagcgccgggcgcggtggctcatgcctgtaatcccagcactttgggaggccgaggcgggtggatcactaggtcaagagatcgagaccatcctggtcaacatggtgaaaccctgtctctgctaaaaatacaaaaaattagctgggcatggtggcgcgtgcctgtaatcccagctactcaggaggctgaggcaggagaattgcctgaacccaggaggcggaggttgcagtgagccgagatcgcgccattgcactccagcctgggtaacaagagcgaaactccgtctcaaaaaaagaaaaaagaaaagtaaaacattaatCCGTCAACCACCTACATCTGAAACATGTAAATAAACTGCCCATTTTTACTGTTAACTTTGCCTTTGGAAGTCTGGCAGGATGTTTTGGCCCTGTGCAGAAGCAGATTCACAGATGTTTGTTGCATACAGACTTTCTGAAAGAATCTCAAGAATACCTGTCTTTAAAGACCATTGTTTCTCCTCGGAGACTGGTAATGGCATCAAGGGATAAGGAGGGATCACATTTGTCTGGTGTTTTGGGATGTTTAGGGTTGGGGTCTTCATCTCCTGGACCTGCAGTTGCGAAAGGCAAAAGAGAAGTTATGAGCGTGACATTAATGTTGACCTGGGTCACAGCACAACAGGCTGATCTGCTGACGGACAGTGGGAGAGGGTTCCCTCCAGGAAGGGCAGTAGGTCCTGGGGCTCCTACATTATGGGGCAAATACTGAGTAATCTTAGGCCTTCCTTCCCCCGCTTCCATCCTTCACGACTTCTCGAGATTCTTTAGAACTATAGACTTAGGTTTCTTGAGGGTGATGataaaaatgagggaaaaaagcAGGACTTTGAAAAAACTTCCTACACCTTGCACGATCTGTTGACAGACTGCTCTTGAAAATTACATCCCGCTTGTATTTTCTCTGTGAAGGCCCTCATCTCACCTCCTCCTCTTGACTATTTTACCAGCTGTCAACATCAGCTGACGTTGCTTCACCAGTTCCCCGCTGTGCAGCTGTATCCCAGTGACAAGCCAGGTTTTCAGCACTTACGTGACTTGCCACGTGTTGGTAACTTTCCAACCAGCTCCCATGAGTGCAGACGGGATGGGGGTGCGGTACACAATAATAATcctacactatttttttttctgtctagttTATATTAGTTCTTTCATCAGCTCCTGAGTCACAACGGTGCAGAAATAataattgcaaaataaatttgcaaattCCCTTTGCCATCCTCAAGTTCATGCCCATGCCTCCGCTAGCTACTGTGATAGCTTCAAATCTAGAGGGAAAAAGGATGGGTTGAGTGGCATCAGCAAGTTTTCTGAACTATGTGCTCTACAAGTGTTTACACTAATGACTGCGCACTGTGGCTTTAACTCTATTTATAACAGGTCATCTGTAAATAAATGTTTGGGTTTGAggtttaattattttgtaaatattattgAAAATTTGGGGGGATtgaaaggaagaatttttttttacaatgcttACTGTAGATGTTGATTAAAAGCTACCACAggctggccgggcgcagtagctcacgcctgtattcccagcactttgggaggctgaggcgagcagatcatctgaggtcaggagttcaagcccagcctggccaacatggtgaaccccgtctctactaaaaatacaaaaattagctgggcatggtggatcattcctgtaatcccagctactcgggaagctgaggcaggagaatcacttgaaccagggagttagaggttgcagtgagccaagattgcgtcactgcactccagcctggtaacagggaaagactccatctcaaaaaaccaaaacaaaacaaaagaaaaaactaacaCATGCCACTTGAGTGGTTTTTACTGTGGCAAATTAGACTGGCTGAAAGAATACTTGGAATTTCTAAAACACCTTAGGATCTCACTTTCACCACCAACCGTGTTACTCTAGGTATGCCACTTAAACTCTACAGGGCTTAATTCTTCATTGGTTAAATGGGGAGtaaaacatttctctttcttattgCAGAGGTGTTTTGAGGGTATCAAATGCACATTGCAATGTATCAAATACAAATACAAGGAGTTTGgagaatgaaatattttctatttgagtGGGTAGTTAGATTTGGAAAGAAAAACGGGTATGTTTTCCTAGGTTTTAAGAACGAAATCAAGAAAGCAGCACTGACAGTGGTAATTTCAGTTAGTGGAGTCATGTGTCGCTTAATGACAGGGCTACATTCTAAAAAATGTGTTGTTGGGCGATTTTGTCATTGGGTGAACATCGTAGCGtgaacttacacaaacctagacacATAGGCTACTGTGCATATAAGCTATATGGTACAGCCTGTTGCTCCTATGCTACAAACCAGTTCAGCATGTTACTTTACTGAATACTGTACATACATACTTTACACAATGGTTAGTATCaagtgtatctaaacatatctcaacataagaaaggtacagtaaaaatacagtattatagtattatgaaatctttgccataTATGCACTTTGCTGTACCAAAACATCATTTTGCAGCCTGACTGCAGTTTAGAAAATAGATGCATGCACTTATTCTGTTTTATAACTGATCATATTCGGTTTCTATAACTGAGTTACCGTAGAGAAACTGTATCCCTTGTACGTCGTCATCAGGAAGCATAAAGTGGCTTTTGCCGGTGTAGGTGTAGATGGGAAACATGAGTGCCCCGGGATCCTTGGAGTGGTCAAGACCTAAAGAGTGGCCTAACTCATGGGCAGCAACAAGAAACAAGTTGTAGCctgtaagaaaacaaattaacaGTGAGAAAATGAGGAATTCCAGTGACTAGGTAATGAAAggaatatcattttatttatttggtatgTTTCTTTCTTGGCTAtatactctttcttttctctttcttcattctcttagtttttaaaatcaatattcagTTGCTTGAAAGAAGATGTGAAGTATTGATTTAGTCCTTATAAATAACgtagtgttctttttttattatagctgTCTACACAGTTAGAATGTCAACAGATTGCTCTCGTATAATTAGTAATTAATAAGGATTTACTGTGAAGATATTAGAATTCCTGACTTGTTCGTAGTATTTTTAGGTCAGGTGAGGGAATTGGACAGAGATTCCCTTAAACCAGGAGTGGGGGAATCACACAGGGTGGTACCTAGCTAGAGTGCTGCCCAAACATCCTCCGATCAGGAGGCAGCATCCAAAGGGATGGTACCAAGGATGGAGAATGCACTAAATAGGTTCTCTGTGTATACACTTGGGAGCAAATTGCAACCAAATGATTCTTTCCAGAATGTCTCTAGACTCTGGGgtttggagaaacagaaacactagACATGATTAGCCATCTTTCCTCTGCTCTAGAAGGCCACTGTGTCACTGTATTGACATTGTTTCCTCTAATCATTCTGTCTGCCAATTCTGAGCCTCCTAATACAGGTATttcaaactggaaaaaaagagagtaaaaaaaagctaaaagaaaaataagatacgTAAGGCAATAGGATTGTTGTTACTTTTGCTCAGATCACCTGAAAGCTACAGCCAGTGGATTCCATTTGACCTTAAATACCCTTTTGCAACAATAGCCTGTGCgtgaagaaaatgaatcaacTTGGCAAATGTTGCAGACCCTGAGAGCAATCTGAGGTCTCATAATCTGAGTGCTAAGTAATACTTCATGGGAATGACTAGTAACGGATACCACTCTTAGCCTTCAGCTGAAAAACGAATCCAGATTTGTTGAGGATGTTTTCATTCACttcaattaaatatttcaaacccAGAATtgatagagaaatataaatttgagGCTTACTGTGATCCTGTGTCAACAATGCTGGGTATTATTCCTTCCTCCTCAAAccattctcatctgtgaaatactcagaacataaatatatacattttcactTTTCCCTCCATAGACAAATTGGAGGTATTAGAGTTGAGACACTGACCACATAagccccattttattttttggaaaaatagtcttttttatttaaatcaataataaaaataaactgtctAAAAGACAACCTCTATTTGTCATAATTAAGTCCTAGTTAGAACAATCTATGGCTTTTCTTCCTCAATTAACATTCCCAATTATTCTGAGACTTGAAGATTCAACTATTAACTGATTTCATTCAACATTCAGTTTCATTTTGCTCTTGTATGTAGCTACAACCATCATCTCGTCTGTTTCATGCTGTTTGGAGGAAGACTGTCTAGATTTTTAAGAATGGCGTTTATAACACATAGACAAGACTGATTCAAGCAACTCGTATAATGGGAAACAGAAATTCGATTGAACCTATTTCTACCAAGGAAAAAACTTTCATTTCACATCTAATTCATGTATGACCATAGATCCAGCCCTGgtagttttaataatttataataaactgtACTTCTTCAACATGCCAAAAGGTGATCTGCGGTGATCCTATGCTGGCTGACCAACACAAACATTTTGGTACTACTTCAAAGTTAATTAGTATCTCTTAAGCCACAGTGTAAGAATATgcagattttgttcattttttatttttattttattttttatttttttatttgagacagacttttcgatcttgttacccaggctggagtgcaatggcgcgatctcggctcaccgcaacctccgcctcccgggttcaggcaattctcctgcctcagcctcctgagtagctgggattacaggcacgcgccaccgtgcccagctaattttttccatttctagtagagacggggtttcaccatgttgaccaggatggtctcgatctcttgacctcgtgatccacccgcctcggcctcccaaagtgctgggattacaggcttgagccactgcgcctggccgattttattcatttttcaatatGGAATATCAATTTGTAGTAATGTCACTTGTAGAGACACTCATATGTctgagattaactttttttttttttagaaaatatagccaaataccaaatatatttaacttttatatgCCTTCATGCCAGTGTGTTTACTGTCTAATCTAATaacacataaattttatatttataagaatATTACCTTTGGAACTACTTGTCCATGTTTCATCATCATCAAAATGAGCATCTCCTCCATAATTTGGCCCAGGAGGAAAAGCGTGAGCCAGCAGGCCAGAGGGCCCATCAAATGGGTAGAAGTCACCATGCTCTAGACACAAAAGCAAGAGTTAGGAGTCTTATCACATCCGGGATATTCGGTAAATTCATGCTGAATGCTTTCAAAAGTAATGAACGACTGAAAGAAAGAACTTTTAAATGGAACCAGCGGAGAATTAGAACATAAAACAGTTTTACAAGCAAGTGTGCACCGTTACCCTTAATTCCAAAGGAGATCATGATGTCAGCAGTGCCATCGTGAAGGCGGGTAAAATTCAGAGGAGTTACGTCGGACCACACTTTGAAGGCTTTTCTGAAGGCCTTTTCAACTTCGGAGTGAGTCATGTCGGGGGTATAATTCACAATTCTATTTAACAGAGAACGTTTCAATTAACTTTTTGGAAAGCGAGAGCTAGTTTAGAATACATTTTCTAGGCATATTGCCTTTCAATTCAAAATCCAGTGATTTCTTTGAAATTTCTACTAGAGGTTCATTGTTTGAAATAAGGTATTAATTATGATGGCATGCAAGAATAAAAGGCCAAAAATTCAGTCAGACATTTTAGTATCTCCAAATACCTGACCAGGTCGCATCTTAAATTTGAAATATTCCGACGTTTAATGTAACTTATTATACATGCTAACAGTTTGGATTACATTGATGCAGCCCAAATAAATGGAATAGCTCTGTAAAGTTCCTATGAAGAGTGTCACTCTTCATCTTTATCACCATTGTCATAAGTACACCTAATGTCCTGCATTTGCAAAGCTTCCTGAatctacttttatttctctttgatttcatttctaaaagaaatgctTTGAGATATCCACTAAGAAATCATGCTGGGTTGATGTAACAGTGATAGATGTTGTGAGGCATTCCTGGTAACCATGTGAAAGCTGTTCTGGAACTTAACTGCCAATCAAACAGTAAGACCTACCTCATACCGACATTCAGTACCACGAGGACAGGCTAACAAATATGAAGGAAACATGGGCTGTGGTTTACCTGTAGGTTAAGTTCGTTTTGGACCATTTGAGAGTTCGAGGGAAAACGTTGTATTCACCCACATCAGGAACCCCGCATCTTGGTTTCTTCATGATATCCAAGGTGTTATCGTCAAGTTTGCCAGTCACCTCCAAGCCAAAAAAAGACTGCATTTCTCGGAGCCTGTCAGTCATGGAGCTTGCTGAATTCTTCTTCAGGATTCCTGCTAGATTTGTAGGATGGTAGTATAGTTTCAGGTAGCGCTAGAAAAGAGACCAAGACGAACTGCGTTTAAAAGAGACGGAAATACCTGAGCTGGACCAACTGCATCATCTGGGTTGGCAAGATACTCTACCTCTGCAAACTGGAGGTCTTCCTCAGACAAATCATCTTCATCCTCACCGTTTGGAAGGGGCAGGGCCCGACAGTGAGTCCAGCTCAGGAAGAGGAAGGCAGCCAGGACTCCTGGATGCATCTTGAGCGGGGATGCCTGGCGGCTGTAGTCTTCCCACAGATGAGTACCTTCACTTTTATAGGCCTGCGATGGTGAGTCATCACTTATGGATAGGTTTCCACTTCCTTGTCACTTGAAGGTAAACATGCTTACATGGcgactttttcttttccctggcaAGTGTGGTTTGTGGTAGAATTTGAGGGAAATGTAAATGAGAGCATCTCTTGTTTCAGCAGAGTCTCAAACCCATCTGGCAAAATAACGGCCTCAGCATATTTATGAACACTGTGGGAAGCAGCAGCAGAGAGTAGTAAATTTTTACCTCACTTAGCAACATCTTTTATTTCTCCTGTAGGAAAGTAGCTACTTTTACTTCTTCAAATAATAAGTATATCAACATGGCATGTTTGCTTCTATAAAGAAAGACTTAGTACTGCTTCTCGAATGTTTACTACAGCCTGGGAAATTATAAACTGCATTTTCTCTATAGTTACTATGGAGGGAAATATTGTGTCTACCTGAAGCCCATGAAATTGAACCGAAACCAAACTTGAAGACTTGGAGGTGCTATAGCACAACCACAGGATTGAGCCCCATGGCTGGAATTTAAACACACTGGCGTGACCTCTCAGTGAATGTGGAGTCTTGCATACATTCCCTAAccaggcccggcgcggtggctcaagcctgtaatcccagcactttgggaggccgaggcgggtggatcatgaggtcacgagatcgagaccatcctggtcaacttggtgaaaccccgtctctactaaaaatacaaaaaattagctgggcaatcccagctactcaggaggctgaggcaggagaattgcctgaacccaggaggcggaggttgcagtgagccgagatcgcgccattgcattccagcctgggtaacaagagcgaaactccatctcaaaaaaaaaaaattccctaacGATGCAGGCAGAGGTAGATGAATCACATTGGAACACAACAACTATAATGGCTAGTGCATACTGAGGGATTACTGCATTCTAGGGTTAAAAGGCAGTATCTCATTTATCCTTCCAACGGCCACATAGATTAACTGTCGGAAgtcttgttttccattttaccTATGAGTAATCTGGTACACTGAAAAGTTAAATACTTGTATACAATCATATAGTTTATAAATGAAACCagcatttgaacccaggccaGTAGACTCAAAATTCAATGTTCTTGCCCACCGTCCCCATCCAATTATGACCTCCACCCTATTCATTCTCAGATATTTTCTTAAAAGCTGAGCTGTTTTGTTCCCGCACTTCAGGGAGTGCCCAAAAA
Encoded here:
- the MMP13 gene encoding collagenase 3; its protein translation is MHPGVLAAFLFLSWTHCRALPLPNGEDEDDLSEEDLQFAERYLKLYYHPTNLAGILKKNSASSMTDRLREMQSFFGLEVTGKLDDNTLDIMKKPRCGVPDVGEYNVFPRTLKWSKTNLTYRIVNYTPDMTHSEVEKAFRKAFKVWSDVTPLNFTRLHDGTADIMISFGIKEHGDFYPFDGPSGLLAHAFPPGPNYGGDAHFDDDETWTSSSKGYNLFLVAAHELGHSLGLDHSKDPGALMFPIYTYTGKSHFMLPDDDVQGIQFLYGPGDEDPNPKHPKTPDKCDPSLSLDAITSLRGETMVFKDRFFWRLHPQQVDAELFLTKSFWPELPNRVDAAYEHPSHDLIFIFRGRKFWALNGYDILEGYPKKISELGFPKEVKKISAAVHFEDTGKTLLFSGNQVWRYDDTNQIMDKDYPRLIEEDFPGIGDKVDAVYEKNGYIYFFNGPLQFEYSVWGKRIVRVMPANSILWC